The Crocinitomicaceae bacterium genome includes a region encoding these proteins:
- a CDS encoding arginase, with protein MSEIKIIENTSEIAAGTRGASLGVAALKVASFKADSDYFERYERFKVNSDNDVLFEATPFRTAKRIDALVNIYQDVCDQVSFILSNGDFPIVLAGDHASAGGTIAGIKKAFPSKKLGVIWIDAHADLHTPYTTPSGNLHGMPLATALGIDNLKDKINEPLAETIEFWNTLKKIGNICPKLTPEDIVFIGLRDFEKPEENLIAENNISVFTVDDVRNLSPDKVAAAIEKKFSKHDLVYVSFDVDSMDPELVSKGTGTPAEHGLSPEETSQLIDIFARWDKTCCIEVVEINPCLDNKINKMAETTFDILENFTHTIEKRI; from the coding sequence ATGTCAGAAATAAAAATTATTGAAAATACGTCAGAAATTGCAGCAGGTACCAGAGGTGCTAGTCTTGGTGTGGCAGCATTAAAAGTTGCATCATTCAAAGCTGACAGCGATTATTTTGAACGTTATGAACGCTTTAAAGTAAATTCTGACAATGATGTGCTCTTTGAAGCCACGCCCTTTCGCACTGCAAAAAGAATAGATGCGCTCGTAAATATTTATCAAGATGTTTGTGATCAGGTATCCTTCATCCTATCCAACGGTGATTTCCCTATTGTTTTGGCAGGTGATCATGCAAGTGCCGGGGGAACCATTGCCGGAATTAAAAAAGCATTCCCTTCAAAAAAACTTGGCGTAATTTGGATTGATGCGCATGCTGATTTACATACTCCCTACACCACCCCATCAGGTAACCTGCATGGTATGCCGCTTGCAACAGCTTTAGGTATTGATAACCTTAAAGATAAAATCAATGAACCTCTTGCTGAAACTATTGAGTTTTGGAACACCCTTAAAAAAATAGGGAATATTTGTCCCAAGTTAACACCTGAAGACATTGTATTCATTGGGCTTAGGGATTTTGAAAAACCGGAAGAAAATTTAATTGCTGAAAATAATATTTCAGTATTTACCGTTGACGATGTCAGAAATCTCTCCCCGGATAAAGTTGCTGCAGCCATTGAAAAAAAATTCAGCAAGCATGATTTGGTCTATGTGTCTTTTGATGTAGACAGCATGGATCCTGAACTGGTATCAAAAGGAACAGGCACCCCGGCAGAGCACGGCCTCAGTCCTGAAGAAACTTCTCAATTGATTGATATTTTTGCCCGATGGGACAAAACCTGCTGCATTGAGGTGGTTGAAATTAATCCATGTCTTGACAACAAGATCAATAAAATGGCTGAAACCACTTTTGATATTTTGGAGAATTTCACTCACACCATTGAAAAACGAATTTAA
- a CDS encoding arginine--tRNA ligase, giving the protein MSPDSLLQPAIAGIVNDLYHIQPEASLIQLQKTKKEFEGDTTLVVFPISKIAKKSPADTAEEIGRALCEKIAEVKSYNVVQGFLNISLNDNWWLNVLKDIQNQPDFGISSEKKSQIMVEYSSPNTNKPLHLGHLRNNFLGYSVSQILSTNGHDVIKTQVINDRGIHICKSMLAWEKFGKGETPESSGLKGDKLVGKYYVEFDKAMREQSTQLQQAWNSGNFTDTPSDIAAEYRRLNQALEGKDDKARKGIEGKIKELANSQTPIMAEVKTMLKKWEDGDEQVTSLWKKMNGWVYDGFAQTYTTMGVDFHKLYYESDTYISGKTMVEEGIARKIFYKKEDGSVWVDLTKEGLDEKIVLRSDGTAVYMTQDIGTARQRFIDFPDLNGIIYTVGNEQDYHFKALFLILEKLGFSWAKNCYHLSYGMVDLPSGKMKSREGTVVDADDLMQEVIDKAREITCERGHIEGMSDDEKQHLYRIIGLGGLKYYLLKVDPKKRMLFDPAESVDLNGNTGPFIQYAHARIASLLRKTDHIEMPSSLSEMHSAEKELIKQLIQYPDVVSEAGTTFSPALIANYAYDLVKLYNHFYQSVSIFKEEDEAKKQFRLVLSQQVAGVIKSAMSLLGIEVPERM; this is encoded by the coding sequence ATGAGCCCTGATTCACTGCTGCAACCTGCTATTGCAGGTATTGTAAATGATTTATACCATATTCAACCTGAAGCTTCTCTCATTCAATTACAAAAAACCAAAAAGGAATTTGAAGGAGATACCACGCTGGTTGTTTTTCCAATATCAAAAATTGCAAAGAAATCTCCGGCTGATACAGCAGAAGAAATTGGCCGCGCTTTGTGTGAAAAAATTGCCGAAGTAAAATCGTATAATGTTGTTCAGGGTTTTCTCAATATTTCTCTCAATGATAATTGGTGGCTCAATGTATTGAAGGATATTCAAAACCAGCCTGATTTTGGAATTTCTTCAGAAAAAAAATCACAAATCATGGTGGAATATTCTTCACCAAACACCAATAAACCTTTGCACCTTGGTCACTTGCGGAATAATTTTTTGGGATATTCGGTCAGCCAGATTTTATCAACTAACGGACATGATGTAATTAAAACACAAGTCATCAATGACCGCGGCATACACATTTGCAAAAGTATGCTTGCCTGGGAAAAATTTGGCAAAGGTGAAACGCCCGAAAGTTCAGGTTTGAAAGGTGATAAATTAGTAGGCAAATATTATGTTGAGTTTGACAAAGCCATGCGTGAACAATCAACGCAACTTCAACAGGCTTGGAATAGCGGAAATTTTACCGATACCCCTTCAGATATTGCGGCAGAATATCGCAGATTAAATCAGGCCTTGGAAGGTAAAGATGATAAAGCACGCAAAGGCATTGAAGGAAAAATAAAAGAGCTTGCAAATAGTCAAACACCCATCATGGCTGAAGTAAAAACCATGCTAAAAAAATGGGAAGATGGAGATGAACAAGTCACATCACTCTGGAAAAAAATGAATGGCTGGGTATATGACGGCTTTGCGCAAACCTATACCACCATGGGCGTTGATTTTCATAAATTGTATTACGAATCAGACACCTACATTTCAGGCAAAACCATGGTTGAAGAAGGCATTGCCAGAAAAATATTTTATAAAAAAGAAGACGGTTCAGTTTGGGTTGATCTCACCAAAGAAGGGTTAGATGAAAAAATTGTGCTGCGCTCAGACGGAACTGCGGTGTATATGACGCAAGACATTGGCACAGCACGTCAACGTTTTATTGATTTTCCTGATTTGAATGGCATTATTTACACCGTTGGTAACGAACAAGATTATCACTTCAAAGCCCTCTTTCTGATTCTGGAAAAACTGGGATTCAGTTGGGCAAAAAACTGTTATCATTTATCTTATGGCATGGTTGATTTGCCTTCAGGTAAAATGAAATCACGTGAAGGTACCGTGGTTGATGCAGATGATTTGATGCAGGAAGTCATTGACAAAGCCCGTGAAATAACCTGTGAACGCGGACATATTGAAGGCATGAGTGACGATGAGAAACAACATCTTTACCGCATCATTGGCTTAGGCGGATTAAAATATTATCTGCTCAAAGTAGATCCTAAAAAAAGAATGTTGTTTGATCCGGCTGAATCAGTTGACCTCAATGGTAACACCGGTCCGTTTATTCAATACGCACATGCACGCATTGCTTCTTTGTTGCGTAAAACTGATCATATTGAAATGCCATCTTCATTGTCAGAAATGCACAGCGCTGAAAAAGAATTGATCAAACAATTGATTCAATATCCTGATGTAGTTTCTGAAGCGGGCACCACCTTTTCTCCTGCGCTCATTGCTAACTACGCGTATGATTTGGTAAAACTATACAATCATTTTTACCAAAGTGTCAGTATTTTTAAAGAAGAAGACGAAGCTAAAAAACAATTCCGCCTGGTATTGAGCCAACAGGTAGCCGGGGTCATCAAATCAGCCATGTCATTGCTGGGCATTGAGGTGCCTGAGAGAATGTGA
- a CDS encoding PaaI family thioesterase, with amino-acid sequence MTDFRSILIKIYEQTNEYGKLHGMQLQKFEDDEIIYRLEVKKEHLATPTTAHGGLIAGYMDGVLGLAALHASSANACLVSTVEFKINYLKPVRLGDILIGRGYVISNGKRIIISQGEITCEQTGEKVAVGTGTFNAYPYEKSGMNRDYFGI; translated from the coding sequence ATGACTGATTTCAGATCCATCTTAATAAAAATTTACGAGCAAACCAATGAATACGGCAAGCTGCATGGTATGCAATTACAAAAATTTGAAGACGATGAAATTATATACCGGCTTGAAGTAAAAAAAGAACATCTGGCAACACCAACTACAGCGCACGGCGGACTCATTGCAGGGTATATGGATGGAGTACTTGGGCTTGCCGCATTGCACGCTTCATCAGCAAACGCTTGCCTGGTATCAACCGTTGAATTCAAAATCAATTATTTGAAACCCGTGAGGCTTGGAGATATTCTAATTGGGCGCGGTTACGTTATTTCAAACGGAAAACGCATCATCATTTCACAAGGAGAAATAACCTGTGAACAAACCGGTGAAAAAGTTGCTGTAGGCACTGGCACGTTTAACGCCTATCCTTACGAGAAGAGCGGAATGAACAGAGATTATTTTGGAATTTAG
- a CDS encoding pyridoxal phosphate-dependent aminotransferase, whose product MIKLSDRVNALEESATLAMAARSRALKAEGKDIISLSLGEPDFNTPDFIKEAAKKAIDDNFSTYMPVQGYQDLREAICLKFKRDNGLTYTPDQIVVSTGAKQSLINVILCLVNPGDEVIIPAPYWVTYFEQVRMAGGIPVVINTTIESDFKITAAQFEKAISPKTKLMVFSNPCNPTGSLYTRDELRGLADVVAKNPGMFVISDEIYEHINFVGKNESFAQFQDVYNQTITVNGVAKAFAMTGWRIGYIGAPKEIAAACTKLQGQYTSGTGSISQRATKAAMEADPSKIKFMVDAFHKRRDLVVGLLKEIKGLKVNQPQGAFYVFPDVSYFFGKSYNGRTIKTAEDLTMYLLDEALVALVTGEAFGDGNCVRISYATDENTLKSAIARIKAALEKLNG is encoded by the coding sequence ATGATCAAATTGTCTGACCGCGTTAACGCACTTGAAGAATCTGCAACACTAGCCATGGCAGCACGCAGCAGGGCTCTGAAAGCTGAAGGAAAAGATATCATCTCACTCAGCTTGGGTGAACCTGATTTCAATACGCCTGATTTTATTAAAGAAGCTGCCAAGAAAGCTATTGATGACAATTTCTCAACCTATATGCCGGTGCAAGGATATCAGGATTTGCGTGAAGCCATTTGTCTGAAATTTAAACGTGATAATGGCCTCACGTATACCCCTGACCAAATTGTAGTGTCAACCGGAGCCAAACAAAGTTTAATCAATGTAATTCTTTGTCTGGTTAATCCGGGTGACGAGGTAATTATTCCTGCACCTTACTGGGTAACATATTTTGAGCAAGTGCGCATGGCTGGCGGAATACCGGTTGTGATCAATACAACCATTGAAAGTGATTTTAAAATAACCGCGGCACAATTTGAGAAAGCTATTTCACCTAAAACCAAACTCATGGTTTTCAGTAATCCATGTAATCCAACCGGGTCACTTTATACCCGTGATGAATTGCGCGGACTGGCAGATGTAGTTGCAAAAAACCCTGGCATGTTTGTGATTTCTGATGAAATTTATGAGCACATCAATTTTGTTGGCAAGAATGAAAGCTTTGCTCAATTCCAAGATGTATATAACCAAACCATCACCGTGAATGGAGTTGCCAAAGCCTTTGCCATGACCGGTTGGCGCATTGGATACATTGGTGCACCAAAAGAAATTGCAGCAGCTTGCACAAAATTACAAGGTCAATATACCTCAGGTACCGGTTCAATTTCACAACGTGCTACCAAGGCAGCCATGGAGGCTGATCCGTCAAAAATAAAATTCATGGTTGACGCTTTTCATAAAAGACGTGATCTGGTAGTTGGTCTTTTGAAAGAAATAAAAGGTCTCAAAGTAAATCAACCACAAGGTGCGTTTTATGTTTTTCCTGATGTATCGTATTTCTTCGGTAAATCATACAACGGACGCACCATTAAAACAGCTGAAGACCTCACCATGTATTTATTAGATGAAGCGCTGGTTGCCCTTGTCACCGGAGAAGCATTTGGTGATGGAAACTGTGTGCGTATTTCCTACGCAACAGATGAGAACACCTTGAAATCTGCCATTGCAAGAATAAAAGCAGCACTTGAAAAATTAAACGGATGA
- a CDS encoding D-glycero-beta-D-manno-heptose-7-phosphate kinase, whose amino-acid sequence MIDLQNTFADFSEKKILVLGDVMVDTYLTGSVTRISPEAPVPVVRFKSRESRLGGAANVAMNIKALGAEAIICSVIGQDEEGDNFLRLLDQNKLRHEGILRSADLMTTVKTRIIGNNQQLLRIDHEEIIPLNATLSKQLVERIRSIIQKEQIAAIIFEDYNKGVLVPDVIQHIIQLANEKGIITTVDPKKENFFEYKNVTLFKPNLKELKEGTNTEFSIKDKSAFLNAVSLLNTKLNPKHTFVTLSEHGVYINDEKQDHFIPAHYRLITDVSGAGDTVISVATLCLACGLTAKLSAEIANLAGGLVCEKVGVVSVDKEQLMNEALNLL is encoded by the coding sequence ATGATTGATTTGCAAAATACCTTTGCTGATTTTTCAGAAAAAAAGATTTTAGTTCTGGGAGATGTGATGGTTGACACCTATCTCACAGGATCAGTTACGCGCATTTCACCTGAAGCACCTGTTCCGGTGGTGCGTTTTAAATCACGTGAAAGCAGATTGGGTGGCGCTGCCAACGTGGCAATGAACATCAAGGCGCTTGGTGCTGAAGCCATCATTTGTTCAGTGATAGGGCAAGATGAAGAGGGCGATAATTTTTTGCGTTTGCTTGACCAAAACAAGTTAAGACATGAAGGCATTTTGCGCTCAGCTGATTTGATGACTACTGTTAAAACGCGAATCATTGGAAACAACCAACAACTCCTGCGTATTGATCATGAAGAAATTATTCCGCTTAATGCAACCTTATCTAAACAATTAGTGGAGCGTATACGTTCTATTATTCAAAAAGAACAAATTGCTGCCATCATTTTTGAGGATTATAATAAGGGGGTACTGGTGCCTGATGTCATTCAGCATATTATTCAACTTGCTAATGAAAAAGGAATCATCACCACAGTTGATCCGAAAAAAGAAAACTTTTTTGAATATAAAAATGTGACCCTGTTTAAACCAAATTTAAAAGAGTTGAAAGAAGGAACAAATACAGAATTTTCAATCAAAGATAAATCCGCATTTCTTAACGCAGTTAGCTTGCTGAACACGAAACTGAATCCAAAACACACCTTTGTTACCTTGTCAGAACATGGGGTATATATCAATGATGAAAAGCAAGATCATTTTATACCTGCACATTACCGGTTGATTACTGATGTGTCTGGCGCAGGAGATACCGTGATAAGTGTAGCTACCCTATGTTTGGCATGCGGCTTAACAGCAAAATTATCAGCAGAAATTGCAAACCTGGCAGGAGGTTTAGTTTGTGAAAAAGTGGGAGTAGTTTCAGTAGATAAAGAACAACTCATGAATGAAGCATTAAACCTGCTTTAG